TACATCCTGCAATGGATAAGATCATGGCAGTGGTCATATCACTGTATGTGTTATCCGACGATGATTTACCTGATTTTGGTTTTTCAGGAATAGGTCGGTTGCTTGGAATGGTTGGAGTTAATGTATTTGGATCACCTATTACTTTAATCTGTTTGTTTTTAGATCCCCATCCTGCCGTGTTTTGCACACGACAAGTAATAGTTGTACCATCATTTCTACCTGTTAGGCGGGATACTCTTAAGACCATGGCTTGGCTCTCTGTCCTATATTGATAGGGCATTAATGGCGGCTCAAATTCCCACACATACTGCATAGGTGATGGATATGTTGGACtgttacaaataaatacatgctCTTTATTGACTTCTACTACATCTTCACCTATTATTTCAACTTCAGGCTTATATAAGATTCGAAGAGGACCAATCATACAAGTACGCTCTGATCCAATTACTACTGTTtttaaaacacaacaaaaagTGTTATTATAAACTTGATCCTTAGTGACTGTAAAAGAATGCTTAATGCTAATGGAATCAGAATTATTTGATTTATCCCAAGAAATCCTTTTTCCATTATATAACCATTCCAAATCTGGTAGTGGTTTAACATATTCAGATTGACATTCAAGTTCCACAGTGTCACCCTCTTTAATAGTGTCTACTGGCTGAATACACCTTGGATATTCTTTACCAGGAACTTGTCGAACTTCAATTTTAACAGGTttagat
This is a stretch of genomic DNA from Antedon mediterranea chromosome 3, ecAntMedi1.1, whole genome shotgun sequence. It encodes these proteins:
- the LOC140043654 gene encoding uncharacterized protein, translating into MKAKNGLYIVQLISAIYPLAFFILTNKISNCLGSSIVTPPSSKTATEGFPVELSCVVTGVPLGVNVSWMQNNQEITNQNTISEAFKDRFEIDIKHQQDRGAATYTLSIKKVIRDDNSFSYSCQINDHKTIKSKPVKIEVRQVPGKEYPRCIQPVDTIKEGDTVELECQSEYVKPLPDLEWLYNGKRISWDKSNNSDSISIKHSFTVTKDQVYNNTFCCVLKTVVIGSERTCMIGPLRILYKPEVEIIGEDVVEVNKEHVFICNSPTYPSPMQYVWEFEPPLMPYQYRTESQAMVLRVSRLTGRNDGTTITCRVQNTAGWGSKNKQIKVIGDPNTLTPTIPSNRPIPEKPKSGKSSSDNTYSDMTTAMILSIAGCSLLVLSLLAATLLCYFYMCVRKRYLHGSGYKIAQPDVYSEPRDNLPAPVHTMERVPPWMQRTVGIQVRADLPLEMGEIYTEIPKSIEQKKEEYIKPASRSV